One Brassica napus cultivar Da-Ae chromosome A1, Da-Ae, whole genome shotgun sequence genomic region harbors:
- the LOC106413115 gene encoding uncharacterized protein LOC106413115 has product MGHDYSYSQPSSSSNSVDITSLLEAECQMYADEAESSYFNAMATEYQAQPEADDGIPTTCYCGAEPVIRYSYTPKNPYRRYFTCDNAEDGDCHVWKWWDVAAMEEMRDFQRELRQLKGQVNESEHKLCILEKTVSEFSKKEAGVKLMVFSLVLIGLVLLILRGEFLFLVILSSQLVSNMIVSSHFSGIFGNGSKECRAFL; this is encoded by the coding sequence ATGGGACATGATTACAGTTACAGCCAgccatcttcatcatcaaactCTGTAGACATAACCTCCCTCCTTGAAGCAGAATGTCAGATGTACGCGGATGAAGCTGAGAGTAGCTACTTCAATGCTATGGCGACTGAGTACCAAGCTCAACCAGAGGCTGATGATGGAATCCCGACTACATGCTACTGTGGTGCGGAGCCTGTTATCCGATACTCTTACACTCCTAAAAACCCATACAGACGGTACTTTACGTGCGACAATGCTGAGGATGGAGACTGCCACGTTTGGAAATGGTGGGACGTGGCGgccatggaggagatgagggacTTTCAGAGGGAGCTTAGGCAGCTTAAGGGTCAAGTTAATGAGAGTGAGCATAAGCTGTGTATCCTCGAGAAGACAGTATCCGAGTTTTCAAAGAAGGAAGCAGGAGTTAAGCTAATGGTCTTTAGCTTAGTTTTAATAGGGTTGGTGTTACTGATTCTGCGTGGTGAGTTTCTGTTCCTTGTGATTCTTTCATCTCAGTTGGTTAGCAATATGATAGTTTCATCTCATTTTTCAGGAATATTTGGAAATGGTTCAAAGGAATGTCGCGCGTTTCTGTAA